The Desulfomicrobium orale DSM 12838 genome includes a window with the following:
- the rpiB gene encoding ribose 5-phosphate isomerase B: protein MKIILGSDHAGLGLKQMLATHVSDRFEIHDVGAFSRESCDYPRIARELTRLVLAEKALGILICGSGIGMSMAANRVKGIRAALCANEHMARMSRRHNGANVLCLGERIIGPDLARAITDAFLDADFDGGRHQRRIDLIDTL from the coding sequence ATGAAGATCATTCTCGGCTCGGACCACGCGGGCCTCGGCCTGAAACAGATGCTGGCGACCCATGTGTCCGACCGCTTCGAAATCCACGACGTCGGCGCTTTTTCCCGCGAAAGCTGCGACTATCCGCGCATCGCCCGGGAACTGACCCGCCTGGTGCTGGCCGAGAAGGCTCTGGGCATTCTCATCTGCGGGTCGGGCATCGGCATGTCCATGGCCGCCAACCGGGTGAAGGGCATCCGCGCCGCCCTGTGCGCCAACGAACACATGGCCCGCATGAGCCGCCGGCACAACGGGGCCAACGTGCTGTGTCTGGGCGAGCGCATCATCGGCCCGGATCTGGCCAGAGCCATCACCGACGCCTTTCTGGACGCGGATTTCGACGGCGGCCGCCATCAGCGCCGCATCGACCTCATCGACACCCTGTAA